In Lampris incognitus isolate fLamInc1 chromosome 20, fLamInc1.hap2, whole genome shotgun sequence, one genomic interval encodes:
- the LOC130130660 gene encoding myeloid-associated differentiation marker homolog, translated as MPLVFLPTSQLFWVRVAALVFTCVAFSVAAHGAMLSQGGMADWCIFCWAFSFTGTLLVLLVELCGLQARVPVSWSNFPITMACYAALLCLSASIIFPLWFLKQQTTYGETRDHRISSTVFSCLAVVAYIGEVSLSKARPGEVAGYMATAPGLLKVCQTSVACVIFILVSEPVSYDGNAALKWCMAVYCICFILSMAVVVLCIGECTSCLPIPFSKFLSAYGLLAVIMYLTATIIWPVFQFDKRHHSGTRPPKLIAAAVLTALNFLLYLADLAYSARLVFVSM; from the coding sequence ATGCCGCTGGTTTTCTTGCCCACCTCCCAGTTGTTCTGGGTCCGAGTGGCAGCCCTGGTGTTCACCTGTGTGGCCTTCAGCGTAGCAGCCCATGGAGCTATGCTGAGCCAAGGAGGGATGGCCGACTGGTGCATCTTCTGCTGGGCGTTTAGTTTCACCGGCACCCTTCTGGTCCTGCTGGTGGAGCTTTGTGGTCTTCAGGCCAGAGTCCCAGTGTCCTGGTCCAACTTCCCCATCACCATGGCCTGCTACGCCGCCCTCCTCTGCCTCTCCGCCTCCATCATCTTCCCACTTTGGTTCCTCAAGCAGCAGACGACCTACGGTGAGACGCGAGACCACCGCATCTCCTCCACTGTCTTCTCCTGCCTAGCGGTGGTGGCCTACATCGGGGAAGTGAGCCTGTCCAAGGCCAGGCCTGGGGAGGTGGCGGGCTACATGGCCACAGCCCCAGGCCTGTTGAAGGTGTGCCAGACCTCGGTGGCATGTGTCATCTTCATCCTGGTGAGTGAGCCAGTGTCGTACGACGGTAACGCGGCACTGAAGTGGTGCATGGCGGTCTACTGCATCTGCTTCATCCTGTCCATGGCTGTGGTAGTGCTGTGCATAGGTGAGTGCACGAGCTGTCTGCCGATCCCCTTCTCCAAGTTCCTGTCGGCGTACGGCCTGCTGgctgtgatcatgtatttaacCGCCACCATCATCTGGCCCGTGTTCCAGTTTGACAAGCGTCATCACAGCGGCACAAGGCCGCCAAAATTGATTGCCGCCGCTGTGCTCACAGCGCTCAACTTCCTGCTTTACCTGGCTGATCTGGCGTACTCTGCAAGACTGGTGTTTGTCAGCATGTGA